The following proteins are co-located in the Sulfitobacter guttiformis genome:
- the mtaB gene encoding tRNA (N(6)-L-threonylcarbamoyladenosine(37)-C(2))-methylthiotransferase MtaB translates to MSAPIFSNHGCRLNQYELEAMKELAGAAGLRDAVVINTCAVTAEAVRKARQDIRKLRKANPNARLIVTGCAAQTEPATFTAMPEVDAVIGNTEKMLGETWQGLAADFIGETEALQVDDIMSVTETAGHLIDGFGTRSRAYVQVQNGCDHRCTFCIIPFGRGNSRSVPAGVVVDQIKRLVDKGFNEVVLTGVDLTSWGADLPASPKLGDLVMRILRLVPDLPRLRISSIDSIEVDDNLMQAIATEGRLMPHLHLSLQHGDDLILKRMKRRHLRDDAIKFCEDSRKLRPDMTFGADIIAGFPTETEAMFQNSLNMVEECDLTWLHVFPYSARTGTPAARMPPVNGATIKERAARLRALGDAKVQAHLAAQVGRDHNVLMENATMGRTAQFTEVQFAIPKIEGQIVPARIKGWLGNTLTA, encoded by the coding sequence ATGAGCGCGCCAATATTCTCGAACCATGGCTGTCGCCTAAACCAGTACGAACTGGAGGCGATGAAGGAACTGGCGGGTGCCGCAGGGCTGCGCGACGCGGTCGTAATAAACACCTGCGCCGTGACAGCCGAGGCAGTGCGCAAGGCGCGGCAAGACATCCGAAAACTGCGCAAAGCCAACCCAAATGCGCGTTTAATCGTTACAGGATGCGCCGCCCAGACCGAGCCGGCGACGTTTACCGCCATGCCTGAAGTGGACGCGGTAATCGGAAACACCGAGAAGATGCTGGGCGAAACATGGCAAGGACTGGCCGCGGATTTTATCGGCGAGACCGAGGCACTTCAGGTCGATGACATAATGTCCGTCACTGAAACTGCGGGCCATCTGATTGACGGCTTCGGTACCCGATCCCGCGCTTATGTGCAGGTGCAAAATGGCTGTGACCACCGCTGCACATTCTGCATAATTCCCTTTGGGCGGGGAAATTCCCGTTCTGTACCAGCGGGTGTGGTCGTAGACCAAATCAAGCGATTGGTAGACAAGGGGTTTAACGAGGTTGTTCTCACCGGTGTTGATCTCACATCTTGGGGTGCCGACCTGCCTGCGTCGCCAAAACTTGGTGATCTGGTAATGCGAATTTTGCGGCTAGTGCCTGATTTGCCCCGACTCAGGATCAGCTCGATTGATTCGATCGAGGTGGATGATAATTTAATGCAGGCTATTGCGACTGAAGGGCGTTTGATGCCTCACCTTCATCTGTCGCTTCAACACGGCGACGATTTGATACTCAAACGGATGAAGCGCCGACACTTGCGCGACGATGCCATCAAATTTTGTGAAGACTCACGTAAGCTTCGTCCGGATATGACCTTCGGAGCCGATATAATTGCAGGCTTTCCGACCGAGACGGAGGCGATGTTTCAGAACTCCCTCAATATGGTAGAGGAATGTGATCTTACATGGTTGCATGTCTTTCCCTACTCCGCCCGCACGGGCACGCCTGCGGCCCGCATGCCGCCCGTCAATGGCGCAACCATCAAAGAACGTGCTGCACGCTTGCGCGCGCTGGGTGATGCGAAGGTACAGGCCCATCTGGCCGCCCAAGTCGGACGCGATCACAATGTGCTGATGGAGAATGCGACTATGGGCCGAACAGCGCAATTTACCGAAGTGCAGTTTGCCATTCCAAAGATTGAGGGCCAGATAGTCCCGGCCCGGATCAAGGGTTGGCTTGGAAACACCCTCACCGCTTAA
- a CDS encoding cytochrome c1 codes for MNIIKATLLSAVVALTAPAAFAAGEKGAPIENIDFSFDGPFGSYDVNQLQRGLQVYTEVCSACHGLKYVPLRTLGDEGGPMLPEEQVVEYAKQWEVFDADLDDFREATPVDHFPESGLATAPDLSLMAKKRKAFSGPYGLGINQLLYGFGGAEYISALLHGYTGEEKTQAGVTLYENKYFEGGWLAMGPPLYEEAVEFADGSSNSIEAMSEDVAAFLMWTAEPKMAARKQAGFAGVLFLTLLSVLLYLTNKRLWANVKNKE; via the coding sequence ATGAATATTATCAAAGCAACACTCCTGAGCGCCGTTGTCGCACTCACCGCTCCCGCCGCATTTGCGGCGGGCGAGAAGGGGGCTCCGATCGAGAATATTGATTTCTCCTTTGATGGTCCCTTCGGTTCCTACGATGTAAACCAGCTCCAGCGCGGTCTTCAGGTCTATACTGAGGTCTGCTCTGCCTGCCACGGTCTCAAGTATGTGCCACTACGGACACTTGGAGACGAGGGCGGGCCAATGCTGCCGGAAGAGCAAGTGGTCGAATACGCAAAGCAGTGGGAAGTTTTCGATGCAGATCTTGATGATTTCCGCGAAGCAACGCCAGTTGATCATTTCCCTGAATCCGGCCTCGCAACCGCTCCCGATCTGTCGTTGATGGCGAAAAAGCGCAAGGCGTTCTCTGGCCCGTACGGCCTCGGAATTAACCAGTTGCTCTATGGTTTCGGCGGCGCGGAATATATCTCGGCACTTTTGCACGGCTATACGGGTGAAGAGAAAACCCAGGCAGGCGTAACCCTCTACGAGAACAAGTACTTTGAGGGCGGCTGGCTTGCGATGGGCCCACCACTCTATGAAGAAGCGGTCGAGTTTGCGGACGGGTCTTCCAACTCGATTGAAGCAATGTCTGAAGATGTTGCTGCGTTTCTGATGTGGACAGCAGAGCCTAAAATGGCGGCGCGCAAGCAGGCAGGCTTTGCCGGCGTACTGTTTCTGACACTTCTGTCGGTACTTCTGTATCTTACAAACAAGCGCCTTTGGGCGAATGTTAAAAACAAAGAGTAA